ACAAATCAGGAATTTCACCTGTAATTGTAATTTCTCTTGAACTTACTTTATTGTTTTTATCTACTATAAAAACATATTTTTTATCCTGAATTTCATAAGTAGCTTTCTGTGGAATCACGATAGCATTTTTAAGCGGAACGATCATTTGAACTTGTCCAGTTTCTCCGTTTCTAAGTAATTTTCCAGAATTAGGGAATCTTGCTCTAAAAGCAATATTTCCTGTTTCGTTGTTAAATTCACTTTCGATAACTTCTACGTTTCCTTTTTCTTTAAAAGTCTCACCGTTAGCAAGAACCAAGCTCACTTTATTGTCAGCACGATCTTTTACATCTGTTTGGTATTGTAGATATTCAGGTTCAGATACATTGAAGTAAGCAAACATTTGACTGTTGTCTGAAAGACTTGTCAACAATTCACCTTCGTCAATAAGACTTCCAAGTTTCAAAGGAATACGGTCAATTGTTCCATCAAATGGAGCTCTGATTTCTGTGAATGATAAATGAAGTTTTGCCAATGCAACTTCAGCTTTTGCTGATTGTAATTTTGCCTGAGCTACACTTAATTCGTTTTTAGAAACGATATTTTTATCAGCTAATAATTTAGAATTTTGCAATTCAATTTCTACTGATTTTTGTTCAGCTTGTGCTTTTAATAATTCTGCCTGATACATATTTGGCATAATTTTAAACAATAACTGACCTTTTTTTACAAACTGTCCTTCATCAACATAGATGTTTTGTAAAAACCCTTTTTCCTGGGCACGGAGTTCAATGTTACGTACAGATTTAATCTGTGAAACGTATTCTTTTGTAAATGAAGTGTCAATTTTTACAGGATTAGTAACCGTAAATTTTTCTGCTTCTTCTTTCTCTTCTTTTTTAGCTGTACAGCTAGTAAGGCACACTAGGGCAATTAAGCCTGTGAACAAGATAATTCTTTTCATGATTTTATTTGGAAATTAAGCGATTGGATGCTTGGAATACAGAGATTCCTTTGGATGAAAAAATGCATCAGCCAGCCTTAGTCAGAACTTAACTTTCATATAAGAAGAAGTAGAAAAAATATACATCAACAAGATATGCAGATCACAACTTAGGTAACCGATGTATACTGTTGAATCAAATTCTTAAAACCTGTTGGGTAATGTAAATAGGATTTGAATTGCCACAGAATGGCACGAAGAATTTAAAACGATTGTAATTATTTACAATAGTCTGACTTGAAAAGGAAAGGTACCATTTGTCAAGTAAACTGTAGTTTGTTGCAAAAAATTTATTCGTAAGTCCATCTTTAAGATCACCACTTCCAAGATATTCCTCTTCAAGATCTACATCGGCATCTTCGATTATTGAAGATCCCTGATCCTGATTTGTGAATTTTACACGGTGCTTTTTCTCAAGAGTATGTTGATGAAAGTTTTGAGGAGTACCAGCATTAAGATATTGCCCTCCGCCGAACAGAAGCATATTCATGAATACTAAAAATACTATTAACTTTCTCATTTGGGTGCGAAAGTAATAAAAGATTGGAACAAAAAAAATAAAATAAGAAAGTCTTAACATGTAGAATCAAACGAAAACGTTTTCATTTTTTAACATTCTTTATTCAATAATTAAATGTGGCGTTTTATGCTAAAATGACAGAAAAGAATCGTTCAAGCTTTTAACTATTGTATTTTTCAAAAGTATTCCAGCAGAAACTGATTAAATCCACAAATACCTGATAGTCTTTATCTTATTTCAATAAAATCCGCTACTTTTTCTACAGAAAAATTTCCATTATCGTAAATTCCTGTCCTTCTTTAGAGAAAATTTTATGAGTGTCTATCATTCCAAATTTCTCATAAAATGATTTTTTATTGCTTCTTGCATTGCACCATATTTTACTTAAATTTTGCTTTTTGGCGACTTCAAAAATAAAATTTAACAATTCAGAGGCAATTCCTTTACCTTGATATTCTTCTAAAGTGGCTAGTTTTCTAAATTGCATTTCCTGATTACCAACAAAGCAAGAAACTATAGAAACTAATTTTTCCTGATCAAAAACTCCAAAATGCAAACCATTATTATCTTCTTCTAATTGTACAAATTCAATAGGTTTATCAGGCCACATTACTTTATGTCTGATTTCCCAGGTTTGAGATGCATCGATTGTTTTAATTTCCATGATTATCTTTTTTGAAACATTCAAATTTAAGTTTTTTAAAGATTATATTTTCTCGCTTTACAAATACGTACATTCTATTCATTATCAAAAAGATACAAAATTAAAAAACACAGATTAACTCGAAATAAATAAGATAAATCGTTCGAATCTAATTTATAATATTTATTTTTATGTCATCTAAAAACAAATCCAGTCATGAAAAAATTCATTTTAGCAGCATTTTTGTGTATTAGTGTAAATGGCTTTGCACAATTAATACAATTTGGACCCCAGTTTTCTTATAACATAACTTCGCCACTTACTGATGATTTTAGTTCAAAAAGCTCCGGAACCGGTTATGGTGTTGCCGGATTTGTTCGGGTTAATTTATTAATGTTGTATGCTCAGGGCGAACTTGGATATGCTAAATCAAAATTTAGTCTTTCGCAAACAGGTATTGGTGAAACTGATTATGAGTTAGCCGGAAGTGATGCAACCATACTTGTTGGTTTCAAAATCGTCCCTTTAGGAAAACTTGGAAACGTACGTCTTTTTGCCGGATATAACTGGAAGAATTATTCAGATATAAGTGCAAATAACAATCTAAATATTGTTGCTTTCGAAAAAAACAATAGCAGTATTCTTGGTGGTGTTGGTGTCGATTTATGGAAACTTACTCTCGATTACAGATATCTTGCAGGCGTTACAGATCTTGATCCTTCAGGAAGAAATATAAAAACTGCAGTCTCAAATTTCTCACTTGGATTTAAGTTCTTGTAAAAATATTTTATCATATAAAAAAAGGGAATCAAAATTTTGATTCCCTTTTTTTATTCGTCTACTTTGATATAAAATCGCTCTTGATTATCGCTTTTTATTTCTTCAGTACCATTTTCATCTTTTTTTGCAACGTTAATTACATGCATTTCATTTGAACTATCATTTATTGAACAATGCCAAATATTACCGTCTGATAAGATTACATTCGAGAATGAAGCATCTTCTGAATTCTCTCCGTTATAATAAACTAAATCCTCTGTTTTTATAAGTTTCTTTTCTTGTGTTTTCTTATTTTTTTCGAAATATAAAATCTGTGTTTTATTAATTTCTACAAGCTTATCCGAAGTTTTTCCTGCATTAATACTTGCCTGATCAACCGCCCAACCTGGTTTGTTTCCAACCTTTTTCCAGGTACCCAATGCTTGATCTAATAATCTCTCTCTTAAAATAACTCGCAAAGAATCTACTTTTTTAAGAGATGCAATACCAATCTCGTTCTCTGGTATAACTCTGGCAGCAATGTAATATAGATCGATAGCTTTCTTAAAATCAGCTTTCTTAAAATAAGAAACAGCTAATTCATATCTATTTTTCTGGAATGTAATTTTAGAATTGTTTTGAGCAAAAATCGGAATACTTAATAATAAGATAACAATAAGAAAATAGAGTTTTTTCATTTTTTCAGTATGTTTTTTTTCTTACAAACGTAATTTATTAATTCAACATACTTTTATGGTTTTCCGTATTTTTTTAATTTTAACACATTACCATTAATACAAGCGTCAGAAAGGAATCTATTACATTTAAACTCCTTTCTGATGTTATTTATTTTAACAAAAAAAGATACTGAAAATTATTCTGAAAATGCATTTAGAACTTTCATTGCTTTCTCTGTATCATTTGTATTCACAAAAATATGGTCGTGATAAAAAGCTGCTACAACATTACAGCTAATTCCATTTTGTGAAAGTGCTTTAGAAAATGCCGCGGTCAAACCAACAGCTTCTAATGACGAATGCACTGTAAGCGTTATCCATGACATTACAACCGAATATTCAAGATTTAATTGTTCTGCTATTTCCTTTTTAAGAATTAATGTGACGGCTTCTTTTTCTTTAAAGAACATTTCGATATCATCCAAGTTGAGGTTTTCTAATTTCTCAACTTTACAAAAAACATAATCGCCAACATTATGTTGAGGTTTCATGCTTTTAAGCAATTTCTCCAGATCTTTTTCTCCTGACATTCTGTATTTTATTAAATTAAAATTATTTTAGTTTTTCTAGTTTTCCTTTTGTTTCCGGAAAGTTTTTATCCAAAACCAATACTTTTTCATAACTGGCAATTGCGTTTTTCTTATCTCCATTTGCTTCATAAAAATCTCCAAGTGAGTCGTACACATTTGGGCTTTCGGGATAATTGACAACATTCAATTTGAACAAATAACCAGCTAAATCCATATCTTTTTTACCCAAAGACATATAACCATAAGAATTTACCGTATTTTCAGGAATAGCTACTTTGTATCCTAAATGTTTCGATACATTATCAAAATGCTTTTCAATTTTAGCAAAAACAGTTTTATCAAAATTAATCTGTTCCGGAATTGAAAGTTTTAATTGATTGAATTTAAATATAAAACGAAGACCATCATAAGTTGCGATCAATGGAACTGATCCGTGATTATCGTCGTTATAATATTTATAATCATAATTCAGATTGCTTTTTTTATTCCTGACGAAAAAATCATTCAAATCTAAAATTCCTCTGATATGTCTTGTAAAAGCTGTAGTATCTTTTCGAACTTTTACAACATTCATATTATCGTCCATTGTATTTGCAGCTGCCATAAATAGTGAAATATTAGTGAGATCTTTATTCGCCAGCTTTTTTTGAGTTTCGGCTAAAAATTTCTGATGATCCCACCACATACTCGGATCTATAGCAATATAAGAATTGAATAAATTACTGTGATTTGTCAAAATATTAATCGCTGTTAATCCTCCAAAAGAATGTCCAATTAAGGTTTTATAAGGTGCTGCAGGATATTTATTATTGATATACGGAATCAGTTCTTTTTCCAGAAACTCAACAAACTTTTCACCTCCGCCAGATTGTTCGCTTAGATTTTTAGGTACAAAAGGAAGATCAATATCTGAATGTGTAGGTGTTAAATCTCTGTTTCTGTTGGTGTTCGTAATTCCCACCACAATCATTTCCGGACAGTTTGTGTTTCCGTTTACTTCGCTCATTTCTTCAATAATTCCCACGACAGAACTAAAATGTCCGTCACCATCAAGTACATAAACTACTGGATATTTTTGTTTTGCAAAACCATTATTTTGTGCACTTTTAGGCAAATGAACCCAAATTTTTCTATTCTCATTTAAGACTTTGGAAGCAATACTATCAACGATTCCAATCTCGATTTTGTCTTTTTTCTGAGCTAAAGCAAAACTGGTCAATAACATAAAAAAACTTACGACTATTATCTTTTTTCTAAAAGCATTAATTGAACGATCCATATATTTTATTTTTTTGATTAGTTTATAAACTTATATTATAAAAAAAAGGCGCCTTTCCCAACAGAAAAGACGCCTTCTTGAATGCTTTTTTTTAATTAGCAGACCAAGTATTATTTGAAGGCGTGGCATCCATAAAAATACCTCCATCTAAAACAACTTGCTTGATTGGTTTTTTGTTTTTCAAAATAACTTTCGCCAATTTCTGATTTGCTTCCCAAACCGCTGGTGTTTGATGTACAGTTTCTTTTGTATTATCCTGATATGTAACAACTACATCAAACGGAATTGCAAAACCTCCTTCATTTGCAACGGTAAGGACACTTTTATCAACATTTTTTACTGAAAGATCAATGTAATTATTCGTAAAAAACCAGTTATTAAAAAACCAATTCAGGTTTCTTCCTGAAGCGGTGTTTATCGAATTAAAATAATCCCACGGAATTGGGTGTTTCCCATTCCAATTATCCATATAAGCGTGTAATGATTTCTTGAACAAATCATCTCCAAGCATATCTTTTAAAGCCAGATAAGAAAGAGAAGCTTTTCCGTATGAATTATTACCATAACCCGGGCCAGAAACTTGCGTAGACATTGTGATTATTGGCTGATCTTCTTCACTTGATACATCGGTTATATAATCTTTTACTCTAAACTCTTTATAGAATTTATCTGCAGCTTCTTTACCATGTTCTGCAATACCTATTAAATATTCAAAAGTAGTTGCCCAACCTTCATCCATAAAAGCATAACGCGTTTCGTTGATTCCCATGTAAAATGGAAAATAAGTATGCGCCACTTCATGATCCTGAACTAATTGTGAAAAAACAGGATCGCCAATTTGCGAATCATTACACATCATTGGATACTCCATATCTGCAAAACCTTGAAAAGCAGTCATTTTAGAAAACGGATAAGGAACTCCCGGCCAGCTATTCGAAAAGAAATCTAAAGCAAATTGATTGTTTTTTATCGAGTTTACAAAATCAGTTCCTTTTACATCATAAGCAGCTTGAACACTAGCACGACGATTTGTCTTTTTATCGACCAAAACACTGCTCGCATCCCATAAATAATGATCACTTAATCCAAAACAAACATCTGAGATATTTTTGGCTTCAAACTTCCATACATTCCAATCATTTTGTTTGGTAACAATTCCGCTTTTTAGTTCTGTTTCGTTTGCGATATGCATAATTTCATCAGTAACATATGATTTTTTCAAACGAGCCG
This genomic window from Flavobacterium sp. 9 contains:
- a CDS encoding efflux RND transporter periplasmic adaptor subunit produces the protein MKRIILFTGLIALVCLTSCTAKKEEKEEAEKFTVTNPVKIDTSFTKEYVSQIKSVRNIELRAQEKGFLQNIYVDEGQFVKKGQLLFKIMPNMYQAELLKAQAEQKSVEIELQNSKLLADKNIVSKNELSVAQAKLQSAKAEVALAKLHLSFTEIRAPFDGTIDRIPLKLGSLIDEGELLTSLSDNSQMFAYFNVSEPEYLQYQTDVKDRADNKVSLVLANGETFKEKGNVEVIESEFNNETGNIAFRARFPNSGKLLRNGETGQVQMIVPLKNAIVIPQKATYEIQDKKYVFIVDKNNKVSSREITITGEIPDLYVIKTGLAETDKILLEGVQKVKENDKIKFEYQSPQTVINHLRVKAE
- a CDS encoding GNAT family N-acetyltransferase, yielding MEIKTIDASQTWEIRHKVMWPDKPIEFVQLEEDNNGLHFGVFDQEKLVSIVSCFVGNQEMQFRKLATLEEYQGKGIASELLNFIFEVAKKQNLSKIWCNARSNKKSFYEKFGMIDTHKIFSKEGQEFTIMEIFL
- a CDS encoding ACT domain-containing protein, producing the protein MSGEKDLEKLLKSMKPQHNVGDYVFCKVEKLENLNLDDIEMFFKEKEAVTLILKKEIAEQLNLEYSVVMSWITLTVHSSLEAVGLTAAFSKALSQNGISCNVVAAFYHDHIFVNTNDTEKAMKVLNAFSE
- a CDS encoding alpha/beta hydrolase-fold protein, with translation MDRSINAFRKKIIVVSFFMLLTSFALAQKKDKIEIGIVDSIASKVLNENRKIWVHLPKSAQNNGFAKQKYPVVYVLDGDGHFSSVVGIIEEMSEVNGNTNCPEMIVVGITNTNRNRDLTPTHSDIDLPFVPKNLSEQSGGGEKFVEFLEKELIPYINNKYPAAPYKTLIGHSFGGLTAINILTNHSNLFNSYIAIDPSMWWDHQKFLAETQKKLANKDLTNISLFMAAANTMDDNMNVVKVRKDTTAFTRHIRGILDLNDFFVRNKKSNLNYDYKYYNDDNHGSVPLIATYDGLRFIFKFNQLKLSIPEQINFDKTVFAKIEKHFDNVSKHLGYKVAIPENTVNSYGYMSLGKKDMDLAGYLFKLNVVNYPESPNVYDSLGDFYEANGDKKNAIASYEKVLVLDKNFPETKGKLEKLK
- a CDS encoding M1 family metallopeptidase — protein: MEKKTFQFVFITLLFLVQNGFAQELYMPRNIKEAYEKGTRSKDGKPGKNYWQNHGKYTMDISVDPKTKLVSGTETIVYENNSNDTLRNLAVRFVNNLHKPSSPRSASVNDDFLSNGLTITSLKIEGEVYKEDARSWGTVGNVKMNKPILPHSKATISIDWNYPLSKESGREGQIDETTFFVAYSYPRVSVFDDYNMWDRLPHTDRQEFYNDFNDYSFTVKAPKNYVVYATGDLLNPDEVLQPEFSARLKKSYVTDEIMHIANETELKSGIVTKQNDWNVWKFEAKNISDVCFGLSDHYLWDASSVLVDKKTNRRASVQAAYDVKGTDFVNSIKNNQFALDFFSNSWPGVPYPFSKMTAFQGFADMEYPMMCNDSQIGDPVFSQLVQDHEVAHTYFPFYMGINETRYAFMDEGWATTFEYLIGIAEHGKEAADKFYKEFRVKDYITDVSSEEDQPIITMSTQVSGPGYGNNSYGKASLSYLALKDMLGDDLFKKSLHAYMDNWNGKHPIPWDYFNSINTASGRNLNWFFNNWFFTNNYIDLSVKNVDKSVLTVANEGGFAIPFDVVVTYQDNTKETVHQTPAVWEANQKLAKVILKNKKPIKQVVLDGGIFMDATPSNNTWSAN